A stretch of Blautia liquoris DNA encodes these proteins:
- a CDS encoding sensor histidine kinase, translating to MAIKVLIIHIRKLFSGFQTKLLLSFFLCTLLPLTIIALIFYHVTQSIAEDKIMDSAILSSDQLNTQINDRIQQAENVADSIQYDMYSLTLEDRSMDETLLSLNNVRNDISLFTSTFNFYHIYVFLPDNMLGAHEGLNLLPLSQIYDFAPADTRKNIQGTASTWFYKPGMKLPFIVSEDQSPQDVIVCGRFLQNQTNGDIEYSYMIFLKTDEFSRSLSDTYKNSEISSYLISNTGLITAHTNKHLVGTYLPREELSLLQSHKKETNFHEHGKHYHVMELDNGWYHMTEIPDHYLKANTHILLRTIIITLLIALPITILIIISMSQNLTKRLRILSFAMKNFSLGNSLDLASYNLIPTSADSRAYDEIDELIITFDKMQSSLNENMQSILDLSLSEEKLKYQLLQSQINPHFLYNILGSVKTCMTLGRIDTANQMITDLTRFYRLLLRNNSDLVSIKDELEICRLYLDLEKLCHNDTLTWDIYKEDGIENFMMCRFTLQPFLENSIHHGISRISSHIHINVSVCYGDDTVIITITDNGCGMTVKQLNDLKKTLKDKKIDYEKHYGIGNVNQRISSPSFGNGNIQIESSIGKGTRITILFDQMEEKDP from the coding sequence ATGGCGATAAAAGTTCTCATCATTCATATTAGGAAACTATTTTCGGGGTTTCAGACAAAATTGCTGCTGTCTTTTTTCTTATGTACGTTACTGCCTCTTACTATCATCGCCCTTATCTTTTATCATGTAACGCAAAGTATCGCGGAGGACAAAATTATGGACAGTGCAATCCTCTCTTCTGATCAGCTAAATACACAGATCAATGACAGAATCCAGCAAGCTGAAAATGTAGCGGATTCAATACAGTATGACATGTATTCGCTTACTCTTGAAGACAGATCTATGGACGAGACCTTATTATCACTAAATAATGTAAGAAACGATATCTCCTTGTTTACATCGACCTTTAATTTCTACCATATTTACGTATTCCTGCCTGATAATATGTTAGGTGCTCATGAAGGTCTTAATCTACTTCCCTTGTCTCAGATATATGATTTTGCACCTGCTGACACACGGAAAAACATTCAGGGAACGGCTTCCACATGGTTTTACAAACCAGGCATGAAACTCCCCTTCATTGTCTCTGAAGATCAGTCGCCACAAGATGTTATCGTTTGTGGAAGATTCCTCCAAAACCAGACAAATGGCGATATTGAATACAGTTATATGATCTTTTTAAAGACAGATGAATTCTCCAGGTCATTATCGGACACATACAAAAACTCAGAGATCTCAAGTTACCTGATATCAAACACGGGACTGATAACTGCGCATACGAACAAGCATCTTGTAGGGACATATTTGCCCCGGGAAGAACTCTCACTTCTGCAAAGCCACAAGAAAGAAACAAATTTTCATGAGCACGGCAAACATTACCATGTAATGGAATTAGATAATGGCTGGTATCATATGACAGAAATACCTGACCATTACCTGAAAGCCAATACCCATATATTACTGCGGACAATTATTATTACCTTGCTCATCGCCCTTCCCATTACTATTTTAATTATTATAAGCATGTCACAAAACCTTACGAAAAGACTGCGTATCTTATCCTTTGCCATGAAAAATTTCAGCCTGGGTAATTCCTTAGATCTTGCATCCTACAACCTGATCCCTACCTCTGCAGACTCTCGGGCATACGATGAAATTGATGAACTGATCATTACGTTTGACAAGATGCAGAGTTCTCTGAATGAGAATATGCAGTCAATTCTGGATTTGTCTTTATCGGAGGAAAAGCTGAAATATCAATTGCTGCAGTCCCAGATTAACCCTCATTTTTTATATAATATTTTAGGATCCGTCAAAACCTGCATGACATTAGGCAGAATTGACACTGCGAATCAGATGATTACAGATCTGACACGCTTTTATCGTCTACTCCTAAGGAATAACAGTGATCTGGTTTCAATAAAGGATGAACTTGAAATCTGTCGTTTATATCTTGATTTGGAAAAACTATGTCATAATGATACTCTCACATGGGATATTTATAAAGAAGACGGAATTGAGAATTTCATGATGTGCCGCTTTACGCTTCAACCTTTCCTGGAAAACAGTATTCATCATGGCATTTCCCGAATATCATCCCACATACATATTAATGTGTCCGTATGTTATGGCGATGATACAGTAATTATCACAATTACAGACAACGGATGTGGCATGACTGTAAAGCAGCTGAATGATCTGAAGAAGACACTTAAGGATAAAAAAATTGACTATGAAAAGCATTATGGAATAGGAAATGTCAATCAGAGAATTTCAAGTCCCTCCTTTGGGAACGGTAATATTCAGATTGAGAGCAGTATTGGAAAAGGCACAAGAATTACGATTTTATTTGACCAGATGGAGGAGAAAGACCCATGA
- a CDS encoding extracellular solute-binding protein, which translates to MKKRMISVLLSMLMLTSLLTGCGGGSKDSGNASSGGGNKKGAYDLTLYSINTTDPDFDDWLKNVEDATGLKINVIAAPTDSDTRQQKITTVLSTGDSSVDVIEINDEMSASFKNSGWLEGLNDKVMTDDIRGQFPQGYLKDMITDKDGNVIGVPGYIGYLAFWVNQKIMDEVGIKSIDTKDDFMKYMKAVSGNGRYGYGGSWEKTYSHNEIAQFVNMFGGDYLDWKNPKNKEAIQFLHDMVKEGETPIDQIADKYEQMNPKANDGKYGSWFMWGLGTDYEKAGMLGADKIHMAMVPDFSGEGKRSIFTDSWSYVLNKASKNKDASLKFMKYMTEEGGMEASYKAFDRYPARADVAEKVVPDSDPAKKMYSEYATECDVKGRPMLPQTMEFITDMGTIFQSCMKDEITVDEFCNKAAEMVEKYGK; encoded by the coding sequence ATGAAAAAGAGAATGATAAGTGTACTGCTTAGCATGTTGATGCTCACAAGTTTACTGACCGGATGTGGAGGGGGTTCCAAGGATTCCGGGAATGCATCGTCAGGTGGAGGCAACAAAAAAGGGGCGTATGATTTGACTCTTTACAGTATTAATACCACGGACCCGGATTTTGATGACTGGTTAAAGAATGTAGAAGATGCAACCGGGCTAAAAATTAATGTCATCGCTGCCCCAACCGATTCAGACACTCGGCAGCAAAAGATTACAACAGTTCTGTCTACAGGCGATTCAAGTGTCGATGTTATTGAAATTAATGATGAAATGAGCGCGTCATTTAAAAACTCTGGATGGCTTGAGGGTTTAAATGATAAGGTTATGACAGATGATATAAGGGGTCAGTTTCCACAAGGATATCTGAAAGATATGATTACAGATAAGGATGGCAATGTTATAGGTGTTCCGGGTTATATTGGTTATCTGGCTTTCTGGGTAAATCAGAAGATCATGGATGAGGTTGGCATAAAGTCTATTGATACGAAAGATGATTTTATGAAATATATGAAAGCCGTTTCTGGTAATGGAAGATATGGATATGGAGGATCTTGGGAGAAGACATATTCTCATAATGAAATTGCACAATTTGTCAATATGTTTGGAGGAGATTATCTGGACTGGAAGAACCCCAAAAATAAAGAAGCAATACAATTTTTACATGACATGGTAAAAGAGGGAGAAACACCAATTGATCAAATAGCAGATAAGTATGAACAGATGAATCCAAAAGCAAATGATGGAAAATACGGATCCTGGTTTATGTGGGGATTAGGAACTGATTATGAGAAAGCTGGTATGCTTGGAGCGGATAAGATTCATATGGCAATGGTACCTGATTTTAGTGGTGAGGGAAAGAGAAGTATCTTTACAGATTCCTGGAGCTATGTACTGAACAAAGCCTCAAAGAATAAAGATGCTTCATTGAAATTCATGAAATATATGACGGAAGAAGGTGGAATGGAGGCTTCTTATAAAGCATTTGATCGTTATCCTGCCCGTGCGGATGTAGCGGAAAAAGTAGTGCCTGATTCAGATCCGGCAAAAAAGATGTACAGTGAGTATGCAACAGAATGTGATGTAAAAGGACGTCCGATGCTGCCGCAGACCATGGAATTTATAACTGACATGGGCACTATCTTTCAGTCTTGCATGAAAGACGAAATTACAGTTGATGAGTTCTGCAATAAAGCAGCGGAGATGGTAGAAAAATATGGTAAATAA
- a CDS encoding carbohydrate ABC transporter permease — protein sequence MIPWILILPVVLIRGFTTLYPILATLKNSLFDIKVLSGVKEFVGLSNYINVFNDPKIITSISFTLMFVVVSMIFHVVLGVALALILNMKFKGQRFLRTIVLIPWAMPAVVVGMAAKWGFNNDYGLVNDFIRRFVPSFQYNWLINTGSARASVIIMDLWKDLPFFAILVLSGLQFISGDIYEAARVDGANGVQSFFRITLPLITKNVMTLCIPFTLWRLTTFDLVYSMTSGGPGEDTSLIAYRITTEAFTNLNVGYASTLAVMLFIVMAAFSFLNMKVMSKVDS from the coding sequence ATGATTCCATGGATTCTGATACTTCCCGTAGTCTTGATTCGTGGATTCACAACCCTATATCCGATACTTGCAACCTTAAAAAACAGCCTGTTTGATATCAAGGTTCTATCTGGTGTAAAAGAATTTGTAGGATTGAGTAATTATATCAATGTCTTTAACGACCCTAAGATTATTACGTCGATTAGTTTTACTTTGATGTTTGTTGTAGTCTCTATGATTTTTCATGTTGTTTTAGGAGTAGCGCTGGCTTTAATATTGAACATGAAATTTAAAGGCCAGCGATTTCTTCGTACCATTGTACTGATTCCTTGGGCAATGCCGGCTGTTGTTGTAGGTATGGCTGCAAAATGGGGATTTAACAATGATTATGGACTTGTAAATGATTTTATACGGCGATTTGTACCTTCGTTTCAATACAACTGGCTGATCAATACGGGATCAGCCAGAGCATCGGTAATCATCATGGACTTATGGAAGGATCTTCCTTTTTTTGCGATACTTGTGTTGTCAGGACTGCAGTTTATATCCGGAGATATTTATGAAGCTGCAAGGGTAGATGGTGCAAATGGAGTGCAAAGTTTCTTTAGAATTACACTTCCTCTCATCACAAAAAACGTAATGACTTTGTGCATCCCCTTTACTTTGTGGAGACTGACCACGTTTGATCTTGTATATTCAATGACATCAGGCGGACCAGGTGAGGATACCTCGTTGATTGCATATCGTATTACGACGGAAGCTTTTACTAACCTGAATGTCGGATACGCATCAACACTTGCAGTGATGTTATTTATCGTCATGGCTGCTTTTAGTTTTCTCAATATGAAGGTCATGAGTAAGGTGGATAGTTAG
- a CDS encoding carbohydrate ABC transporter permease, whose protein sequence is MNESKKYKIYRGLVSAGRWVLFALVAFLILFPVYWIFISSITPPGELFQMPIDYLPDNPSLDSYKFLVENVGLISKIGNTILIIGVTLLIGTVICVMAAYGFSRFHSKGINLMFGFIIATMLIPEVVTARPLYEFMQKVGLYDTYPGLIILYISAVIPFTVLILRNFVGEIPVSLEEAAAIDGASFSQRLFRIVLPLMKPAIATVCIINFITCLNNFFTPLYYSNGIQVLSVSIVQLPLRDNMYGVPWDLVSAMGWIILLPIIIFVAIFEKQIMEGIMAGGVKA, encoded by the coding sequence ATGAACGAATCAAAGAAATATAAAATTTACAGAGGACTTGTTTCTGCGGGAAGATGGGTTCTCTTTGCATTAGTAGCATTTCTGATTCTTTTTCCTGTTTATTGGATATTCATCTCTTCTATAACCCCTCCGGGGGAATTGTTTCAAATGCCTATAGATTATCTTCCTGACAATCCATCTTTGGACAGCTACAAATTTCTTGTTGAAAATGTAGGCCTTATTTCTAAAATAGGCAACACAATTCTTATTATTGGTGTTACACTGCTAATAGGCACCGTAATATGTGTAATGGCAGCATATGGATTCTCCAGATTTCACTCTAAGGGAATTAATCTTATGTTTGGGTTTATTATTGCTACAATGCTGATTCCTGAAGTTGTCACTGCAAGACCGCTTTACGAGTTTATGCAAAAGGTAGGGTTATATGATACATATCCCGGTTTGATTATTCTATATATCAGCGCTGTTATTCCCTTTACTGTTCTGATATTGAGAAACTTTGTCGGGGAAATACCAGTTTCACTTGAAGAGGCAGCAGCGATTGATGGGGCATCATTTTCACAGAGGCTTTTCCGGATTGTGCTTCCTCTCATGAAACCAGCGATTGCAACTGTATGTATTATTAACTTCATCACATGTCTGAATAACTTTTTTACACCGCTTTACTATTCAAACGGAATACAGGTTCTTTCAGTTTCTATTGTACAGTTGCCATTGCGTGATAATATGTATGGTGTACCATGGGATCTTGTAAGTGCTATGGGATGGATTATCCTGCTGCCGATTATTATATTTGTAGCTATATTTGAAAAGCAGATTATGGAAGGAATTATGGCTGGTGGAGTAAAAGCATAA
- a CDS encoding glycoside hydrolase family 172 protein, with translation MYDLTGGALGSLPLAKHVKSRSINAENPRGEKGKGGMTASPLGPSRKGNPCLHDIASGQTVTLAEIEGPGVINHIWITVTNKTTEADCFVLRDLVLRMYWDEEEKPSVECPLGDFFCCGFGRECDVNSLPIVVVPSRGLNSYFQMPFQKKARITLENQHTNAIPAFFYQIDYALHEELPEDIAYFHAQWRRQKITELQNDYVILDSVKGKGHYVGTYLALTTLERYWWGEGEIKFYMDGDDEYPTICGTGTEDYFGGSWSFAKQIDGKTVEQNYSTPYLGYPYYSSHDEEIHNLYHNDDCMPMRGFYRWHIQDPICFEEDLKVTIQQIGVGYRGLFERQDDVASVAYWYQSEPHHTFLPLQKKEDRWPR, from the coding sequence ATGTATGATTTAACAGGAGGAGCTCTTGGGTCTCTGCCATTGGCGAAACATGTAAAAAGCCGATCGATTAATGCGGAGAATCCGCGTGGAGAAAAAGGGAAAGGCGGAATGACAGCGAGTCCCCTTGGACCGTCAAGGAAGGGAAATCCCTGTCTGCATGATATTGCAAGCGGTCAGACTGTAACGTTGGCGGAAATTGAAGGGCCTGGTGTCATTAATCATATCTGGATTACTGTGACAAATAAGACTACAGAGGCAGACTGCTTTGTCTTGAGGGATCTGGTACTTCGTATGTACTGGGATGAAGAAGAAAAACCCTCCGTAGAATGCCCACTTGGAGACTTCTTCTGTTGTGGGTTTGGAAGAGAATGTGATGTGAATTCATTGCCGATTGTAGTGGTTCCAAGCCGTGGATTAAACAGTTATTTTCAGATGCCGTTTCAAAAAAAGGCCAGAATAACTCTTGAGAACCAGCATACCAATGCAATTCCGGCTTTCTTTTATCAGATTGATTACGCGCTTCATGAAGAACTCCCGGAAGATATCGCTTATTTCCATGCACAGTGGAGAAGACAGAAAATTACGGAACTTCAGAACGATTATGTGATTCTTGATTCAGTAAAAGGAAAAGGACATTATGTTGGAACCTATCTGGCACTGACAACACTGGAACGTTACTGGTGGGGCGAAGGTGAAATAAAATTCTATATGGATGGTGATGACGAATATCCGACAATCTGTGGAACAGGCACAGAAGATTATTTTGGCGGTTCATGGAGTTTTGCAAAACAGATAGATGGAAAAACGGTAGAACAAAACTACAGTACCCCCTATTTGGGGTATCCATACTATTCCAGCCATGATGAAGAGATCCATAACTTGTATCACAATGATGACTGTATGCCAATGCGGGGCTTTTACCGCTGGCATATTCAGGATCCAATCTGCTTTGAAGAGGATCTGAAAGTGACTATCCAGCAGATTGGAGTTGGATATCGAGGTTTATTTGAACGACAAGATGATGTTGCCAGTGTTGCTTACTGGTACCAGTCTGAACCTCATCATACATTTCTGCCCTTGCAAAAAAAAGAGGACAGATGGCCAAGATAA
- a CDS encoding ABC transporter substrate-binding protein: MKRQIGLFGLCVILFLSGCNYTENNVQEKATKENKDSITLMHVNADKAGVQKYVEDAEKKLNININLTSPPANAYNRQAKISTLLSSGDSSVDIITVNDEMISEFKHKGYLETLDSAVMPKDIIQCYPSDYMEKIVMKDSKVYSVPYALDIMVFWVNEDVTKKAGINQISDLEDFKKLLNTNYGSGVYGYGGSWEATYAYNEILQFINMFGGDFQNWSDPYTREAMQFLHDMLKDRKVAVDVLFDQYEQMEQKFMNGKTGAIFMYSGILNTFLKAGKYGEDKLHVVPLPMFRERAANVGSWQYVLNKGSKHKEAAKKFLSYAASREGSMAYAKAMNHLPARLDIIENEDLGIPDLDIWKDYVEHVKLKARPLSDDPMSEIEKIGVLFQKYVTDEITLEEFCDSAGEIV; the protein is encoded by the coding sequence TTGAAGAGACAGATAGGGTTGTTTGGACTCTGCGTGATTCTTTTTCTTTCGGGATGTAACTATACCGAAAACAATGTACAGGAAAAAGCCACGAAAGAGAATAAAGACAGTATTACTTTGATGCATGTAAATGCAGATAAGGCAGGTGTGCAAAAGTATGTGGAAGATGCTGAAAAAAAGCTAAATATTAACATTAATTTAACTTCGCCTCCTGCGAATGCTTATAATCGTCAGGCGAAGATATCCACATTACTTTCTTCTGGGGATTCCAGTGTAGATATCATTACGGTCAATGATGAGATGATCAGCGAATTTAAACATAAAGGTTACTTAGAGACCCTGGACAGTGCGGTTATGCCAAAGGATATTATACAATGTTATCCAAGTGATTATATGGAAAAGATTGTAATGAAAGATTCGAAGGTGTATTCTGTACCTTATGCACTTGATATCATGGTATTTTGGGTCAATGAAGATGTTACAAAGAAAGCTGGAATTAATCAGATATCAGATCTGGAGGACTTCAAAAAACTGCTGAATACCAATTATGGAAGTGGGGTGTATGGATATGGAGGGTCCTGGGAAGCCACATATGCATACAACGAAATTCTTCAATTTATAAACATGTTTGGTGGAGACTTTCAAAATTGGTCCGATCCCTATACCAGAGAAGCGATGCAGTTTTTGCATGATATGCTAAAGGATCGAAAAGTTGCGGTAGATGTTCTTTTCGACCAATATGAACAAATGGAACAAAAGTTTATGAATGGTAAGACTGGAGCTATTTTCATGTATAGCGGAATTCTAAATACATTTCTAAAAGCAGGAAAGTATGGTGAGGATAAGCTTCATGTTGTACCGCTGCCTATGTTCCGCGAACGAGCGGCCAACGTTGGAAGCTGGCAATATGTGCTGAACAAAGGATCGAAACATAAAGAAGCAGCAAAAAAATTTCTATCATATGCAGCAAGCAGGGAAGGGAGTATGGCATATGCAAAAGCCATGAATCATCTTCCAGCCAGGCTAGATATTATAGAAAATGAAGATCTCGGCATACCGGATCTCGATATCTGGAAAGACTACGTGGAACATGTAAAATTGAAGGCCAGACCTTTGTCAGATGATCCAATGTCAGAAATTGAGAAAATAGGAGTTCTGTTTCAGAAATATGTTACAGATGAAATTACGTTGGAGGAGTTTTGCGACAGTGCCGGCGAAATTGTATGA
- the relB gene encoding type II toxin-antitoxin system RelB family antitoxin encodes MAFSIRLSKEEKDLADSYAKIHSISVGEAFKRALFEKIEDEYDIAVADDAYNEYLKSGKKSRPIEKLWDETNL; translated from the coding sequence ATGGCATTTTCAATTAGATTGTCAAAAGAAGAAAAAGATTTAGCTGATAGCTATGCAAAAATTCATTCTATTTCTGTTGGAGAGGCCTTTAAAAGGGCGTTATTTGAAAAAATAGAAGATGAGTATGACATTGCTGTTGCCGATGATGCATACAATGAATATCTAAAAAGTGGAAAGAAAAGCAGACCTATTGAGAAATTATGGGATGAAACGAATTTATGA
- a CDS encoding type II toxin-antitoxin system RelE family toxin yields MNYRVETTPRFDKEFKKLDKYTKRIIKAWIDKNLIRCENPRLHGKGLTSNRSGQWRYRIGDYRLICLIEDNKLVITALNIGHRRDIYKK; encoded by the coding sequence ATGAATTACCGAGTAGAAACAACGCCTAGATTTGATAAAGAATTTAAAAAACTTGATAAATACACAAAACGAATAATTAAAGCATGGATTGATAAAAATTTAATTAGATGCGAAAATCCGCGTCTACATGGAAAAGGACTTACATCCAATCGTAGCGGACAATGGAGATATAGAATTGGTGATTACAGATTGATATGCTTAATTGAAGATAACAAGCTTGTTATCACTGCATTAAATATTGGGCATCGAAGAGACATTTATAAAAAATAG
- a CDS encoding BMP family protein: MVILSGGADDLSWNMANIEGVRNCNNQMEKNIEYVENIKESNFEQEMNVYADKGYRLIIAVGSQFTEAVEAVAPKHKETVFCVINGVKEKTRNIVAVQPNENEASYIAALIAGSETQNGKFAVIGGYPNKWMVKLLDIYEKAAIKTASNRGFTDASSRRAYTNSWDDVDLGEMMTEQMVEDGADIVFTYANKAGLGCIEAAERNNAKVIGFCTDQTKINPDVVIASVVFDFGKLYQWIIEHYEKGELSNKKLYQIGMNEEMFYPVYTNNISSRTQSLVEKKLKKMKAGETPYSTEERKSYVFKK, encoded by the coding sequence ATGGTCATCCTATCAGGAGGTGCAGATGATCTGAGTTGGAATATGGCGAACATTGAAGGGGTCAGAAATTGTAATAACCAGATGGAAAAGAATATTGAATATGTAGAAAATATAAAGGAAAGTAATTTTGAACAGGAAATGAATGTATATGCGGATAAGGGATATAGATTAATTATAGCAGTTGGGTCACAATTTACAGAGGCGGTGGAAGCCGTTGCACCTAAGCATAAAGAAACTGTTTTTTGTGTAATCAATGGTGTAAAAGAGAAAACAAGAAATATAGTGGCTGTACAACCGAATGAGAACGAAGCCAGCTATATTGCCGCATTGATTGCCGGAAGTGAAACCCAAAACGGAAAATTTGCTGTTATAGGAGGATATCCCAATAAATGGATGGTCAAATTATTAGATATATATGAAAAAGCAGCAATTAAAACTGCATCAAACCGTGGGTTTACTGATGCATCCAGTCGACGTGCATATACGAACAGCTGGGATGATGTTGATTTGGGAGAGATGATGACGGAACAAATGGTCGAAGATGGTGCTGATATAGTTTTTACGTATGCTAATAAGGCCGGTTTAGGCTGCATTGAAGCAGCTGAACGGAATAATGCAAAAGTAATCGGCTTTTGCACGGATCAAACAAAAATCAACCCAGATGTAGTGATTGCATCCGTTGTATTTGATTTTGGAAAGTTATATCAATGGATTATTGAACATTACGAAAAAGGGGAACTGTCAAATAAAAAACTATATCAAATTGGAATGAATGAGGAGATGTTTTATCCTGTATATACAAATAATATCTCTTCAAGGACACAAAGTCTAGTAGAGAAAAAATTGAAAAAGATGAAAGCGGGAGAGACTCCATATTCGACAGAAGAAAGGAAAAGCTATGTCTTTAAGAAATAA
- a CDS encoding cache domain-containing sensor histidine kinase: MSLRNKMSLMFVSIICIVSIAIGYASYYSAQRLILENKRDDMANTVNLIDINITEQIRTINEFTNYTSENLQLQKIAGEGIQGELDGELLTWFQNLSQSYKAISNIYTLNQDLNVTYQYKTESMFEDTEQLRGYCDKATKKTDRDIWSGLCSVRTEGYKKKSVVMLTKAITNPKQNNVIGFLVIEFDPDSFAKLLINNLSTFQHQHTLIIDKNHDTICTNNSVQADYTEEAIQRFDSGERQFDFHWANTNYHVCGQYNGITGWTIYSIISSADIFPKLTILRKQIIYIVILFLLVSFIMSIILAYTLTKPMKKLSEAMKVAEKGEFNIQIVTRRKDEIGSLIRSFNYMINEIKLLIQKVYEEKITQKNAELGALQAQINPHFLYNTLDTINWMLIERGEDDISDIVLSLGDLMKYSIQGDNMVTLQDEIDYVESYIRIQKCRMEDRLNYSIDIPQEARIWRIPKLTLQPIVENAITHGIETKPEGGSLKISAWVCDDKLSLQIKDDGVGISEGDIQKIQSGQGNSIGMHNVQKRIQLHYGSEYGLKIRSKKDIGTEITMWIPKESSE; encoded by the coding sequence ATGTCTTTAAGAAATAAAATGAGTCTGATGTTTGTCAGTATTATCTGCATTGTTTCAATAGCTATAGGATATGCTTCCTATTATTCGGCACAGCGCTTAATATTGGAGAATAAAAGAGATGATATGGCTAATACCGTGAATTTAATCGATATAAATATTACAGAACAAATTCGGACAATTAATGAATTTACGAATTATACAAGTGAAAATTTACAGTTACAGAAAATTGCCGGTGAAGGCATTCAAGGTGAATTGGATGGGGAACTTCTGACTTGGTTTCAGAATTTATCACAATCATATAAGGCAATATCAAATATCTATACATTGAATCAAGATTTAAACGTCACATATCAATATAAAACAGAAAGTATGTTTGAGGATACCGAACAGTTACGGGGTTATTGTGATAAAGCGACTAAAAAAACAGACAGAGATATCTGGTCAGGCTTATGTTCTGTGCGAACAGAAGGGTATAAAAAAAAGTCAGTGGTAATGTTGACAAAGGCCATTACTAATCCAAAGCAAAATAATGTAATTGGTTTTCTGGTAATTGAATTTGACCCGGATAGTTTCGCGAAGTTGTTGATCAATAATTTAAGCACATTTCAACACCAGCATACATTGATCATTGATAAAAACCATGATACAATTTGCACTAACAATAGTGTGCAGGCTGATTATACAGAGGAGGCAATTCAACGTTTTGATTCAGGAGAGAGACAGTTTGACTTCCATTGGGCAAATACGAATTATCATGTATGTGGACAATATAACGGAATTACCGGGTGGACCATTTATTCAATCATATCTTCAGCAGATATTTTTCCCAAACTGACAATTTTGAGAAAACAGATAATATATATAGTGATTCTGTTTTTGTTAGTGAGTTTTATTATGAGTATCATTCTTGCCTATACGTTGACCAAGCCTATGAAAAAATTGTCGGAAGCAATGAAAGTGGCAGAAAAGGGAGAATTCAATATTCAGATTGTTACCAGAAGAAAAGATGAGATTGGATCGCTTATTCGCTCATTCAATTACATGATTAATGAAATAAAACTTTTGATTCAGAAAGTATACGAGGAGAAGATTACGCAAAAAAATGCAGAATTAGGTGCGCTGCAGGCGCAGATTAACCCACATTTCCTATATAATACGTTAGATACTATAAACTGGATGCTGATTGAACGAGGGGAAGATGATATCAGTGATATCGTACTCTCTCTTGGAGATTTGATGAAATATTCCATTCAGGGAGATAATATGGTGACGTTACAAGATGAAATCGATTATGTTGAGAGTTACATACGAATTCAGAAATGCAGGATGGAAGACCGTTTAAATTATTCTATAGATATTCCGCAAGAAGCAAGAATCTGGCGTATCCCGAAATTGACTTTACAGCCCATTGTGGAAAATGCGATTACCCATGGGATTGAGACGAAACCTGAAGGTGGAAGCTTGAAAATCAGTGCATGGGTATGTGATGATAAGTTGTCACTTCAAATTAAGGACGATGGTGTAGGAATATCGGAAGGCGACATTCAAAAGATACAGTCCGGACAGGGGAATAGTATTGGAATGCACAATGTTCAGAAGAGAATTCAACTGCACTATGGATCGGAGTATGGATTGAAAATCAGATCAAAAAAAGATATAGGAACAGAGATAACGATGTGGATTCCCAAAGAGTCCTCCGAATAG